The Sedimentibacter sp. zth1 DNA segment ATGAACTTAGATTTTGAGCAGATTGAAGATCCGGAAGTTTTGAACCTAAAAGAATTAGCAGTATTTCCTGTAAGAGATCAGGGTACTATTCAATTTATGGTTCAGGATATTATGAAACTTTTTACTCAGTGTATAAGTATTATTACGTTAGGTGCTGTTCTTATTACATTAAGTCCAATTTTAGTTATATTTATAATAGTTATGGTTTTATTTAATACATATATTTTTAACAGAATTCAGAAGACTCAATACAAAATGAATCAGGATATTATAATATTTAATAGAGAATATGTGTACCTTTATAACATAGGAGATGATTTTGCTTTAGGAAAAGATGTCAGACTATATAATATGAGCCCTTTAATAGTCAATAAATTATTAAAATATAATGATAAACTACTTAATGTATTTAATAAAGGCAATATAAAAATAGGTAAGTACGAAGGAATGAATAAAGTGAATTTTCAGTTACAGACATTTGGAACATATGGCTATTTGGTATACAGGCTATTAACAGGATTAGGAATAGGCAACTTTACAATGTATGCAAATACAACTTTAAATTTTAGTACAGCCATTGCTGATTGTTTAAGCTGTTATGTTGGTATATCTCAAAAGTGTAGATATCTGGAGCTATATTTAGAATTTGAAGGTTTGAAATCAAAAAAAAGCATAGGTGAAGAAGCAACAAAAAGTATAAGTGATTTTACTATAGAATTTAAAAATGTTGGTTTTAAATATCCAAGGAGTAAAAATTATACATTAAAAAACATCAATATTACAATAAAACCAGAAGAAAAACTTTCAGTTGTAGGTCTAAATGGAGCTGGTAAAACAACATTTATTAAGCTTCTATGCAGATTATATGAAGTAACTGAAGGAGAAATTTTACTAAATGGCGTAAATATACAAAAATATGATTACGATGAATACATGGACCTATTATCTGTTGTATTTCAAGATTTTAAGCTTTTTGCTTTTACATTGAAGGAAAATGTAGGATTATTAGGTTGGGATAACATAGATGATAAAGAAATAAAAGGCGTTATAGAAAAAGCTGGTTTGGGCAATGACTTAAATAAATTGAGCAAAGGTATATACACTACTGTTTATAAGATATTTGATAAGTCTGGAATAGAGCTCTCAGGCGGACAGTCACAGAAGCTTGCTATAGCAAGAGCAATATATAAAAATGCTCCAATTGTTGTACTGGATGAACCGACAGCAGCTTTAGATCCATTTGCAGAATTTGAGATATATAGCAAGTTTAATGAGCTAGTTGGTGGAAAGACAGCAATATATATTTCTCACAGATTATCTAGCTGTAAGTTTTGTGATAACATAGCAGTATTTAAGAACGGAGAAATAGTTGAATACGGCAATCATGATGAATTAGTTAATGAGCATGGACTTTATGAAGAAATGTATATGGCACAGGCACAGTATTATGTATAGTAAATATTTTTGAAATAGATATTCTAAAAAGCAAACTAACTTAACTACTTAGTTTGCTTTTTTGTATTTATCTTTTACTTGGTAAGTAGTTTTTTATAGCTCTTATCAATAGCTATTGCACCAAGTGGCGCTGTTATTAGAATAGAAATTACAGCCATAGTTAATACAATTTGCCCACAATCTAGTCCCATAGCTAGTGGAACAGCACCAATTGCAGCTTGCACTGTAGCTTTAGGTGTATATGCAATCATACAAAATACACGTTCTTTAAAAGTTAAATTAGTTTTAATTAGACATAAAGAAACTCCAACAATCCTAAATACAAGTGCAAATAATACGATGATTATTCCATAAAAGCTTGCTGACATAGCATATTTTACATTTACACATGCGCCTACAAGGACAAATAGAAGTATTTGACCAGCTATCCATAGGTTATTGTATTGTGAGCATAGTTTTTTTGAGAGTATTGGTTGCTTGTAATTAATTGTTATACCCATACTCATTATAGCTAATAGTCCTGAAACTGGAACAATACCATTTAATCTGTTTTCTAACTCTACAAGTAGAAATGAAACGCTTAGTACAATAAGCACTTTCACTATTTCGTTCATATTTATTTTTTTGAACAATGAATAAAGAATAAATCCTGCTACTATTCCTAATACTATGCCAAGTGCTATTGAGATAGGTATTTGAAAAAGGACACTAGCACTAACAGCTTTGCCTCCTACTATTGAAGAAAGAGCAGTAAATAAAACAATAACAAACACATCATCCATTGAAGAACTAGCAATGATTAGTTGAGGTATACTTTTATTTGTTCCCCAACGGGTGTCAATAAATTTTATCATCCTTGGAACAACAACTGCTGGAGAAACTGCAGCAACAACAGTACCTATCAGGGCTGCCTCTTTTAACTCTACGCCCAAGAGTATAGGGGCAATTATAATTATACCTAAAATTTCAAAAGAAGCAGGTAAAAAAGACATTAGAATTGCTGGCCTACCTACCTTTTTTAAATCTGAGATATTTAAGGTTAAACCTGCACGAGTAAGAATAATTATCAAAGCAAATTTTCTAAGTTGTGCAGATATAGAAAGTATAGAATTATCCAACAAGTTAAAGCCATAAGGACCAATCAGTATACCTACCAAAATCATTCCAAGCAAACTAGGAAGATTAATTTTCTTAAATAAAGCTGAAAAAATTAAACCGAGTAAAAAAATCAAAGCTAAACTGTAAAGCATTTAAATTCTCCTTTGTCTAATATAGTATATGTTTTATTGTGAAATTATATAAAAAAGTTGCTACGCAACTCCTAGTATATAAAAAAAGCTGATAATTTCTACAATAATAATTGCAGAAGTCATCAGCGGTTAAGCAGTTTTGGATATTCCAAGGGAGAACTTCATTCCCATCAAACACTCATTTAGAATAGCAAAAGTAAACAAATTAGTCAAGAGTAATTTAATATTAATATAAATTTAATAAAATTATAATATATTTATATTATTAATTATTGCATAATATAAATATGAATAAAATAAGAACAAAAATGTAATACTAAAGATAAAATAACAATATTTAGGAGGGCGTATGAAAAATTTTGCTTATTATTCAAAGTGGGCTTTAAGGATAGGAATTGGAATTGCTTTTATCTATAGCTTGATTATTAGAAATTGGATTGGCATAGCGGGTGGTCTTGCAATATTTTTATCTACATATATCATAGATTACATAAATAGAAATAGAAAAGTTATTAGTGATGACTTAGTTTCCCTATATAGCATTTTCTGTATATTTGCAGTGGTTATTGGAGTAATGTTTAATTTTTATGATGTTATTTCATGGTGGGATTTATTGATGCATGTATTTTCAGGAATTATACTTGCTATTGTAGGTAATTCATTATTAAACAGTCTCTTAAAAGGTAAAAAAACAAATCCTACTATTAGATTTTTCTTTTTACTTGGATTCGCATGTATTGGAGGGGTAGTTTGGGAGATATATGAATTTGCAGTAGACAATATACTTTCTATTGATACTCAACGTGTTGCTACGACATTAGTTAATGATACTATGAGTGACTTAATAACAGATGTAATGGGTGGACTTTTAGCATCTATATATTTTGCAGCTTTTGACAAAAGAGGTATCTAGCTTTCCACTAATGTTGACTTTGTATAAACAATATGCTAATATTTACCGTAAATATACAAGCTATAACTTTTAGGTTATAGCTTTTTTTATTTTAATAAAATAGGAGATAAGCAATGAAATTATATGTTGTAGGTTTTGGAGCGGGTGGTTATGAAAACATGACTATTCAGGCAAAAGATGCATTGGAAAATAGTGATATTATAGTTGGATATACTGTTTATACAGGTTTATTGAAACCATATTTTGGTCATAAACAATTTTATGAAACTCCAATGATGAAGGAAATAGATAGATGTAGGTGGGCTATAGAAAAGGCTGAAGAAAACAACATAGTTTCCATGGTATGTAGTGGTGATAGTGGTGTTTATGGTATGGCAAGCTTGATATATGAGCTTGTAGGAGAAAAGGGTGATATTGATATAGAAGTTATATCAGGAGTAACAGCTGCGCTAAGTGGAGGAGCTGTTTTGGGAGCACCTTTGACGCATGATTTTGCTGTAATTAGCCTGAGCGATTTACTTACTCCTAAACAACTAATATATAAAAGAATAGAATGTGCTTCAATTGCTGATTTTGTTATTTGTATTTATAATCCATCAAGCAAAAAAAGATCAAGCTACTTGCAAGAGGCATGTGATATTATGTTAAAATATAAATCGGAAGAAACAGTGTGTGGATTTGTTAAAAATATTGGTAGAGATGGAGAGAAAAGCACAATTGTATCATTGAAAGAGCTAAGAAATGTTAATGTAGATATGTTTACAACTGTTTTTGTAGGAAATAGTCAAACTAAAGTAATTAATGGTAAAATGGTTACTCCAAGGGGGTATAACTCAAACAAAAGATAGATATATTGACATAAAAATGTTTTTGTGGTATATTCATTCAGTAAATAAATAAAAAATAAAATATGGTTTTTTAAAGAACGACATCTTTAATATTTAAGGGAATTCGGTTAGATTCCGAAGCAGCTTCCACTACTGTAATTGACGAAAAAAGAGTAATAAGTCATTGGGTTAAAAACCTGAGAAGGCACTCTTTAGTGATACATTAGTATCTATATCATAAGTCAGGAGACCTACCATGTTTTGTCGGTTTTAAGTATTCCGGGAAGAGGGAAGAAAGGTCCGTTATTGTAAATATTAATATTTTTTAGTATGTACAAAATATAACAGATACATTTGAACTTCCATTTCTTTTGAAATAGAAGTTTTTTTATTTTTATCCTTACTCAATGGGAATTTAAACTGATAATATTAAACTATAATACATAAGGAGATTAAAATGAAGAAAAAAAGTTTAAAATTAGCAGTAGTATTTTTGTTAATAACACTACTATTGGTAGCATTTACAGGATGCACTAAAAATGAGGATGCAAATAACGATGCATCAAATAATGTAAGTAATGAAAACAATAATTCTAAAACTAATAATGATGGAAAAGAAGAAGATTATAATGGAAAATTAGTTTTTGATCATTCGATGGAACTAGTTTATGCTAAAAACTTTTCAGTAGATTACTATAAGGGTGGTTACAAGCTTATAAAGGTTTGTGATGGAAGACAGTTTTTAACTATACCAGAGGGTATGAATGTGCCAGCAGATATAGAAGAAGGTGTTGTAACATTACAAATGCCTTTAGATAATATGTTGATATCATCTACACCAACTATGTCACTTATAAATGGTCTTGATAAATTAGACAAAGTATCTTTAGTTACTACAAAAAGATCGTCTTGGTACATAGATGAAATTGGAAAAGCAATTGATGATGGCAAAATTGAATACATTGGTTCGTATAAAGC contains these protein-coding regions:
- a CDS encoding cation:proton antiporter, giving the protein MLYSLALIFLLGLIFSALFKKINLPSLLGMILVGILIGPYGFNLLDNSILSISAQLRKFALIIILTRAGLTLNISDLKKVGRPAILMSFLPASFEILGIIIIAPILLGVELKEAALIGTVVAAVSPAVVVPRMIKFIDTRWGTNKSIPQLIIASSSMDDVFVIVLFTALSSIVGGKAVSASVLFQIPISIALGIVLGIVAGFILYSLFKKINMNEIVKVLIVLSVSFLLVELENRLNGIVPVSGLLAIMSMGITINYKQPILSKKLCSQYNNLWIAGQILLFVLVGACVNVKYAMSASFYGIIIVLFALVFRIVGVSLCLIKTNLTFKERVFCMIAYTPKATVQAAIGAVPLAMGLDCGQIVLTMAVISILITAPLGAIAIDKSYKKLLTK
- a CDS encoding ABC transporter ATP-binding protein, producing MKKDSSKSFRKDLKIIIHFLKLTQKINKSYVPTLITAALFKALTPLVNIIMPKFIIDELLMDMRIDFLVMLVAITVVSNLILNIINRCFAKFIAVKDLEISNGFDLLIGKKVMNLDFEQIEDPEVLNLKELAVFPVRDQGTIQFMVQDIMKLFTQCISIITLGAVLITLSPILVIFIIVMVLFNTYIFNRIQKTQYKMNQDIIIFNREYVYLYNIGDDFALGKDVRLYNMSPLIVNKLLKYNDKLLNVFNKGNIKIGKYEGMNKVNFQLQTFGTYGYLVYRLLTGLGIGNFTMYANTTLNFSTAIADCLSCYVGISQKCRYLELYLEFEGLKSKKSIGEEATKSISDFTIEFKNVGFKYPRSKNYTLKNINITIKPEEKLSVVGLNGAGKTTFIKLLCRLYEVTEGEILLNGVNIQKYDYDEYMDLLSVVFQDFKLFAFTLKENVGLLGWDNIDDKEIKGVIEKAGLGNDLNKLSKGIYTTVYKIFDKSGIELSGGQSQKLAIARAIYKNAPIVVLDEPTAALDPFAEFEIYSKFNELVGGKTAIYISHRLSSCKFCDNIAVFKNGEIVEYGNHDELVNEHGLYEEMYMAQAQYYV
- the cobJ gene encoding precorrin-3B C(17)-methyltransferase; amino-acid sequence: MKLYVVGFGAGGYENMTIQAKDALENSDIIVGYTVYTGLLKPYFGHKQFYETPMMKEIDRCRWAIEKAEENNIVSMVCSGDSGVYGMASLIYELVGEKGDIDIEVISGVTAALSGGAVLGAPLTHDFAVISLSDLLTPKQLIYKRIECASIADFVICIYNPSSKKRSSYLQEACDIMLKYKSEETVCGFVKNIGRDGEKSTIVSLKELRNVNVDMFTTVFVGNSQTKVINGKMVTPRGYNSNKR